Proteins from one Parasteatoda tepidariorum isolate YZ-2023 chromosome 4, CAS_Ptep_4.0, whole genome shotgun sequence genomic window:
- the LOC107453230 gene encoding uncharacterized protein: MREAKGLKLLIPWIEEICDSGEYSELIRWVNRSQKIFFLSWIHKSSANWNASKSAVFKKWAEYKEKSGEKDDRDLKAAFRNAFRSKKNGLTLLVKGKEHRIWQILKEPIKPQTRETTNNTNNKRKPRQKRGSKKNAKCKPDDDISFQEPPPSSSSHSVFQDEYGSLPPCATLFHVSPPSSPLKQTEVNVSNLGSFRTSVSMNDPTYRIPSPIAHSNPPSPAYNSMDESFYGVSSPHFPSSPCSPIQMLNDDTRHSAWNSFISSPNGLSSSMSPAQEVPALDINDFFTFEPEQFQFANQAPEFSKPNAVQFYQTRDEDLVSHQNFFEIMVDINNNELSPLSPKLPEPDLNQGTLGKVLFMDSFEENIMWNAPERIQLEQLVEGFDSLTEFTCL, translated from the exons ATGAGAGAAGCTAAGGGCTTAAAATTGCTTATTCCTTGGATTGAGGAAATTTGTGATAGTGGAGAATATTCGGAGCTTATACGGTGGGTTAACAGATCTCAAAAGATATTCTTTCTTTCGTGGATTCATAAGTCATCAGCAAATTGGAACGCTTCAAAATCAGCTGTCTTCAAAAAATGGGCGGAATACAAAG agaaatcaGGAGAAAAAGATGACCGTGATCTTAAAGCTGCCTTCAGAAACGCTTTTAGAAGCAAGAAGAATGGTTTAACATTACTTGTAAAGGGAAAAGAGCATAGGATTTGGCAAATATTAA aGGAACCAATAAAGCCGCAAACAAGGGAAACAACCAATAATACCAATAATAAG aGAAAACCAAGGCAAAAAAGGGGAAGTAAGAAAAATGCCAAGTGTAAGCCTGATGATGATATAAGTTTTCAGGAACCACCTCCATCTTCCAGTAGCCACTCTGTGTTCCAAG ATGAATATGGTTCTTTGCCACCCTGCGCAACTCTTTTTCATGTAAGTCCACCCTCTTCGCCATTGAAGCAAACAGAAGtgaatgtttcaaatttag GATCATTCAGAACCTCGGTTTCTATGAATGACCCAACGTACAGAATTCCATCTCCAATTGCTCATTCCAACCCACCAAGTCCAGCTTATAACTCTATGGATGAATCATTTTATGGAGTTTCATCGCCACATTTCCCTTCTAGCCCATGTAGTCCAATTCAAATGTTAAATGACGATACACGACATTCAGCTTGGAACTCTTTTATAAGTTCCCCAAATGGTCTATCTTCTTCGATGTCACCAGCGCAAGAAGTCCCTGCATTAGACATTAATGACTTTTTTACTTTCGAACCTGAACAATTTCAATTCGCAAATCAGGCTCCGGAATTCTCCAAACCAAATGCAGTCCAATTTTACCAAACCAGAGATGAAGATCTAGTTTCtcatcaaaacttttttgagaTTATGGTTGACATTAACAATAACGAACTTTCGCCATTATCACCAAAGTTACCAGAACCTGATTTGAACCAAGGAACTTTgggaaaagtattatttatggACTCATTTGAGGAGAATATAATGTGGAATGCACCAGAAAGAATACAACTCGAACAATTGGTGGAAGGTTTTGATTCTTTGACTGAGTTTACTTGTCTGTAG